The following coding sequences lie in one Spinacia oleracea cultivar Varoflay chromosome 1, BTI_SOV_V1, whole genome shotgun sequence genomic window:
- the LOC110785611 gene encoding ATP-citrate synthase alpha chain protein 1 translates to MARKKIREYDSKRLLKEHFKRISGSELPIRSAQITESTDLNELVVNEPWLSSEKLVVKPDMLFGKRGKSGLVALNLDFAQVTAFVKERLGKEVEMGGCKGPITTFIVEPFIPHNEEFYLNIVSERLGNSISFSECGGIEIEENWDKVKTIYVPTGVSFTSEVCAPLVATLPLEVKGVIEEFIKVIFALFLDLDFTFLEMNPFALVNGNPYPLDMRGELDDTATFKNFKKWGNIEFPLPFGRIMSPTESFVHGLDEKTSASLKFTVLNPKGRIWTMVAGGGASVIYADTVGDLGYASELGNYAEYSGAPNEDEVLQYARVVIDCATADPDGRKRALVVGGGIANFTDVAATFNGIIRALKEKESKLKAARMHIYVRRGGPNYQKGLAKMRLLGEEIGIPIEVYGPEATMTGICKQAIDCISVAA, encoded by the exons ATGGCAAGGAAGAAGATCAGAGAGTACGATTCAAAGAGGTTATTGAAGGAGCATTTTAAGAGAATTTCTGGTTCTGAACTCCCCATTAGATCAGCTCAA ATTACAGAGTCAACCGATCTGAATGAACTTGTTGTAAATGAGCCGTGGCTCTCATCTGAAAAGTTGGTTGTGAAGCCCGACATGTTGTTTGGGAAGCGTGGCAAGAGTGGTCTAGTTGCCCTGAATTTGGACTTTGCCCAGGTTACTGCTTTTGTAAAAGAGCGTCTTGGCAAAGAG GTGGAGATGGGTGGATGTAAAGGACCTATTACAACTTTCATTGTGGAGCCTTTCATTCCACACAATGAAGAGTTCTATCTCAACATTGTCTCAGAAAGACTGGGAAACAGTATAAGCTTCTCAGAGTGTGGTGGAATTGAGATAGAAGAGAACTGGGATAAG GTCAAAACAATATATGTTCCCACTGGAGTTTCTTTTACTTCTGAAGTCTGTGCTCCTCTGGTCGCTACTTTACCTTTGGAG GTCAAAGGTGTTATCGAAGAGTTCATCAAAGTCATCTTCGCTCTGTTTTTAG ATCTGGACTTCACTTTCCTAGAAATGAATCCTTTCGCATTAGTCAACGGGAACCCCTATCCTTTGGACATGAGAGGCGAGCTAGATGATACTGCTACCTTCAAGAATTTCAAGAA GTGGGGTAATATCGAGTTCCCATTGCCATTTGGAAGAATTATGAGCCCAACAGAGAGTTTTGTTCATGGTCTGGATGAGAAG ACTAGCGCTTCATTGAAATTCACAGTTTTGAACCCTAAGGGAAGGATTTGGACCATGGTGGCTGGAGGAGGAGCCAGTGTTATCTATGCAGATACT GTTGGGGATCTTGGTTATGCATCTGAGCTTGGGAACTATGCTGAATATAGTGGTGCTCCCAATGAAGATGAGGTCTTACAGTATGCCAGAGTTGTGATTGAT TGTGCAACTGCAGACCCTGATGGTCGCAAGAGAGCCCTTGTGGTTGGAGGAGGTATTGCCAATTTTACTGATGTTGCTGCTACTTTCAATGGAATAATCAGAGCTCTGAAGGAGAAG GAATCAAAGCTTAAAGCCGCAAGAATGCACATTTATGTGAGGAGAGGAGGTCCAAATTACCAGAAGGGTTTAGCTAAAATGCGATTGCTTGGAGAAGAGATTGGAATCCCTATTGAG GTATACGGGCCTGAGGCAACCATGACGGGAATATGCAAGCAGGCCATCGATTGTATCAGTGTAGCTGCTTGA
- the LOC110785612 gene encoding thioredoxin domain-containing protein PLP3A-like: protein MDPDAVKSTFSNLAMGNVMAAAARNLQKEMIVQEKTQASSSANDEIDLDELMDDPELERLHAERIAALQKEAEKRQEMKKQGHGEYRDITEGDFLGEVTASELVICHFYHREFYRCKIMDKHLKALAPKYLDTKFLKLDAENAPFFISKLGIKTLPCVILFRKGIAGDRLVGFQDVGGKDDFPTRRLENLLIKKGMIKDKEKEDEEDYSESKRTSVRSSLNLGSDSDEE from the exons atggaTCCAGATGCAGTGAAATCAACTTTCTCTAATTTAGCTATGGGCAATGTCATGGCTGCTGCTGCTCGCAATCTTCAGAAG GAAATGATAGTTCAAGAGAAGACACAGGCTTCAAGTTCAGCTAATGACGAGATTGATCTTGATGAGTTGATGGAT GACCCAGAGCTAGAGAGATTACATGCTGAGAGAATTGCAGCACTACAG AAAGAAGCTGAGAAGCGACAAGAAATGAAGAAACAGGGCCATGGAGAATATAGAGACATAACTGAAGGGGATTTTTTGGGTGAAGTTACTGCGAGCGAACTAGTTATCTGCCATTTCTACCATCGGGAGTTCTATCGATGCAA GATAATGGATAAGCATTTGAAGGCACTTGCACCCAAGTACCTTGATACCAAGTTTTTAAAACTGGATGCGGAG AATGCCCCCTTCTTCATATCCAAGCTTGGAATCAAAACTTTGCCATGCGTTATACTATTCAG GAAAGGAATAGCAGGTGATAGACTAGTTGGGTTTCAAGATGTAGGTGGAAAAGACGATTTCCCTACGAGGAGACTGGAAAATCTGTTGATCAAGAAAG GTATGATCAAGGATAAGGAAAAAGAAGACGAGGAGGATTATTCTGAAAGTAAACGCACGTCTGTCAGATCATCATTGAACCTTGGTTCAGATTCTGATGAAGAATAG
- the LOC110785536 gene encoding F-box/kelch-repeat protein At1g23390, with translation MKRQEEEEEEEEKEGSPIYGDLLEEVFARVPLIDLACASHVSKSWEFAVSSSLVHINKVKPWLIVQTQKTTSIAKSITTHAYDPRSGTWVELCQLSMPTKYIKPLQSSGSSLFYELSHEGLSFSVDPLHCSWHHIPPPSVWRVEPIVALVGPHVVVAGGGSGYWDELDDPLTVEMYDMETSHWSRCQSMPSILKDSAASTWLSMASNQHKMYVTEKASGISYSFTPKIKTWDGPYNLRPDPSVYFSAIGFAGDDLIIAGLIGHAKDVKTLKLWRINLEVMGSDEIGEIPFELLEKLQGENSYFLSSITLLATKDFIYIYKTSDPEEIIFCEIIEGGLCNWGSVTNIVLNDDCKIGSKMVMSCGRVDIADLHMAMNSRNLTFVAK, from the coding sequence ATGAAGAggcaagaagaagaagaagaagaagaagaaaaagaagggtCACCAATCTATGGAGACCTCTTAGAAGAGGTCTTCGCTCGTGTGCCCCTCATTGATCTAGCTTGTGCATCTCATGTATCAAAATCATGGGAATTCGCGGTTTCATCTTCTTTAGTTCATATCAACAAAGTTAAGCCGTGGCTTATAGTTCAAACCCAAAAAACAACGTCCATAGCCAAAAGCATTACAACTCATGCTTATGACCCTCGATCAGGTACGTGGGTTGAGTTGTGTCAATTATCTATGCCTACTAAATATATCAAGCCCCTTCAATCCTCGGGGTCCTCCCTTTTCTATGAACTCTCTCACGAAGGACTATCCTTCTCGGTGGACCCCCTTCATTGTTCTTGGCACCACATCCCGCCGCCAAGTGTATGGCGGGTGGAACCCATCGTGGCCCTTGTCGGGCCCCACGTCGTTGTAGCCGGTGGAGGCTCGGGTTACTGGGATGAGTTGGATGACCCACTCACGGTCGAGATGTATGACATGGAGACCTCCCATTGGTCTAGGTGTCAATCCATGCCTAGCATCCTTAAGGACTCAGCAGCTTCCACGTGGCTTTCCATGGCATCCAATCAACACAAAATGTATGTAACAGAAAAAGCTTCCGGCATTTCATACTCTTTTACCCCAAAAATCAAGACCTGGGACGGGCCGTATAATCTACGGCCCGATCCAAGTGTCTATTTCTCAGCTATTGGATTCGCCGGCGATGATTTAATCATCGCCGGCTTAATTGGCCACGCCAAAGACGTCAAAACCCTCAAACTATGGAGAATCAACCTTGAAGTTATGGGATCAGACGAAATCGGGGAGATCCCGTTCGAGTTATTAGAGAAGTTACAGGGGGAGAACTCTTATTTCTTATCCTCGATTACATTATTGGCAACTAAAGATTTCATTTACATCTACAAAACTTCAGATCCAGAAGAAATAATTTTCTGCGAAATTATTGAAGGTGGATTATGCAATTGGGGAAGTGTGACAAATATAGTTTTGAATGATGACTGCAAAATTGGATCAAAAATGGTGATGAGCTGTGGTAGGGTTGATATTGCTGATTTGCACATGGCAATGAATTCTAGAAATCTCACATTTGtggcaaaataa